A genomic stretch from Marinobacter fonticola includes:
- the ppnP gene encoding pyrimidine/purine nucleoside phosphorylase, protein MLKVNEYFDGKAKSISFQTATLPATVGVISPGEYEFGTSKKETMTVVSGALEVLLPGMETWMTYGAGETFEVAGQASFKAKSDVDTAYLCTYE, encoded by the coding sequence ATGTTGAAAGTGAACGAATACTTTGACGGCAAAGCCAAATCCATCTCTTTCCAGACGGCGACGCTGCCAGCCACCGTGGGCGTCATCAGCCCGGGTGAGTATGAGTTCGGGACCAGCAAGAAGGAAACCATGACCGTGGTCAGCGGCGCTTTGGAAGTCCTCCTGCCAGGCATGGAGACCTGGATGACCTACGGTGCCGGCGAAACTTTCGAAGTGGCCGGACAGGCCAGTTTCAAGGCTAAGTCCGACGTCGATACCGCGTATCTGTGTACCTACGAGTAA
- a CDS encoding DUF2780 domain-containing protein yields the protein MNTIIKRFLIVSSLYLLAPSAGALDVGNKLGSGALLLPEKEVSVDGEAQALVNELQDQLGITRTQAVGGAGAMFQLAKNELEPSQFGSISDQLSGVGSLLGGGSGAQSKGLMASALSGISSMDSVEKAFSALGLQGSAVEQFAPIILDFLKKQGLSAGVLGNLTSLWTPNA from the coding sequence ATGAACACCATTATCAAACGTTTTCTGATCGTATCGAGTCTCTATCTGCTGGCGCCGTCCGCAGGGGCACTCGATGTGGGGAACAAACTGGGGTCCGGTGCGCTGCTTCTTCCCGAAAAAGAGGTGTCCGTCGACGGCGAGGCACAGGCGCTGGTCAACGAACTCCAGGACCAGCTCGGAATCACCAGAACCCAGGCCGTCGGCGGTGCCGGCGCCATGTTTCAACTGGCAAAGAATGAGCTCGAACCGAGCCAATTCGGTAGCATCTCCGACCAGCTGTCTGGCGTTGGCAGCCTGCTGGGCGGCGGCAGCGGAGCCCAGTCGAAGGGGCTGATGGCATCGGCTCTGTCCGGCATTTCATCGATGGATAGCGTGGAAAAAGCGTTCTCCGCCTTGGGACTGCAGGGCAGCGCGGTCGAACAGTTCGCGCCGATTATCCTGGATTTTCTCAAGAAACAAGGCTTGAGCGCAGGCGTGCTGGGCAATCTCACCTCGCTTTGGACACCCAATGCTTGA
- a CDS encoding DMT family transporter, giving the protein MSGSMRVVSLTILAMLAFAANSVFGRMALDSGTIDAASFTFIRLLSGAIMLWLLVRFRVKGPKTGNRGSWFSGAMLFLYAICFSYAYLSLDTGTGALILFGLVQLTMIGWGLITGERPSAMQWAGTAMAVGGLIYLLSPGVTAPSLSGALLMAVAGMAWGVYSLRGRGVSQPLVVSADNFLRSAPMALVALLLAMPFWKVGMQGVVLAVLSGALASAIGYAIWYTVLPSLTTTGAASVQLSVPVIAAVFGLVLIAEPVTARLVIASIVILGGIGLVILARRPSTAR; this is encoded by the coding sequence ATGTCCGGATCGATGCGAGTGGTTAGCCTGACGATCCTTGCCATGCTGGCCTTTGCCGCCAATTCCGTTTTCGGTCGCATGGCGCTGGATTCCGGGACCATCGATGCCGCCTCCTTTACCTTTATCCGGTTGCTGTCCGGTGCCATTATGCTCTGGTTGCTGGTCCGGTTTCGGGTTAAGGGACCAAAGACCGGCAATCGCGGTAGCTGGTTCTCCGGGGCGATGTTGTTTTTGTATGCCATCTGCTTCTCCTATGCTTACCTTTCCCTGGATACCGGTACCGGCGCTCTGATCCTGTTTGGGCTGGTTCAGCTCACGATGATCGGCTGGGGGCTGATCACCGGGGAGCGGCCCTCCGCTATGCAATGGGCCGGTACGGCGATGGCCGTCGGAGGCCTGATCTATCTGTTATCGCCAGGCGTCACCGCGCCATCGTTAAGCGGGGCCCTGCTCATGGCCGTCGCCGGTATGGCCTGGGGCGTGTATTCGTTGCGTGGGCGAGGCGTTAGCCAGCCGCTGGTCGTTTCCGCGGATAACTTTTTGCGCTCGGCGCCCATGGCGCTGGTCGCACTCCTACTGGCGATGCCGTTCTGGAAGGTCGGGATGCAGGGCGTTGTGCTGGCGGTGCTCTCCGGCGCTTTGGCGTCCGCTATTGGCTACGCCATTTGGTACACTGTTTTGCCCAGTTTGACGACGACAGGGGCGGCGAGTGTCCAGCTTTCGGTTCCGGTGATTGCCGCCGTATTTGGCCTGGTGTTGATTGCTGAGCCGGTGACCGCGCGGTTGGTCATCGCTTCGATCGTTATCCTGGGCGGGATAGGCTTGGTCATCCTGGCTCGTCGACCATCAACGGCTCGCTAG
- a CDS encoding DUF4442 domain-containing protein — protein sequence MTKTLRKLFASARGLQRALNIFGPYLGAGVSVQHIAEDFSEATVELKLHWYNTNYVGTHFGGSLYSMTDPMYMLLLMNRLGKDYIVWDKAASIDFLKPGKGTVTAHFVLSDDVVEDIKTQAATGGKVLPEWPVDIVDESGEVVARVHKTLYIRKKRPA from the coding sequence ATGACCAAGACCCTCCGTAAACTATTCGCCTCGGCCCGTGGGCTTCAGCGGGCGCTGAATATCTTCGGGCCCTATCTGGGTGCGGGCGTCTCCGTCCAGCATATTGCAGAGGATTTCAGCGAGGCGACGGTGGAGTTGAAACTCCACTGGTACAACACCAACTATGTCGGCACCCACTTTGGCGGCTCGCTCTATAGCATGACGGACCCCATGTATATGCTGCTGCTGATGAATCGGCTGGGGAAGGATTATATCGTTTGGGACAAAGCCGCCAGCATCGATTTCCTCAAGCCCGGCAAGGGCACCGTAACGGCCCACTTCGTGTTATCGGATGACGTTGTCGAGGATATCAAGACACAAGCCGCCACGGGCGGGAAGGTATTGCCGGAGTGGCCCGTGGATATCGTGGACGAGTCAGGAGAAGTCGTCGCCCGGGTGCATAAGACGCTTTATATCCGCAAAAAACGCCCGGCTTGA
- a CDS encoding glutathione S-transferase family protein, which translates to MITVHHLNNSRSQRVLWMLEELGVPYDITRYQRDPKTMQAPESLKQVHPLGKAPVITDGELTIAESGAILDYLAHTYGRKTMLPEPGTQQWIDYTYWLHYAEGSLMPPLLLRLVFEKLKTNPMPFFVRPVAKGIANKTNEAFISPRIKSHMDFVEAHLAKNEWFLGDKFSAADIQMSFPLESSLARGIVGRNRPKIRNYVRRFQALPAYQRALEKGGEYAFAKP; encoded by the coding sequence ATGATTACCGTTCATCACCTGAACAACTCCCGCTCGCAGCGTGTTCTCTGGATGCTGGAGGAGCTCGGGGTGCCCTACGACATCACGCGCTACCAGCGCGACCCCAAGACGATGCAGGCGCCGGAGAGCCTGAAGCAGGTTCACCCCCTGGGCAAGGCGCCCGTCATTACCGATGGGGAGCTGACGATCGCCGAGTCCGGTGCCATTCTCGATTACCTGGCCCATACGTATGGCCGCAAAACCATGCTCCCCGAACCCGGCACCCAGCAGTGGATCGATTACACGTATTGGCTGCATTACGCCGAAGGCTCGCTGATGCCACCGTTGCTGCTGCGACTGGTGTTCGAGAAGCTCAAAACCAACCCGATGCCGTTCTTTGTCAGGCCGGTTGCCAAAGGCATCGCCAACAAGACCAACGAAGCGTTCATCAGTCCCCGGATCAAGAGCCATATGGATTTTGTGGAAGCGCACTTGGCCAAGAACGAGTGGTTTCTGGGAGATAAATTCAGTGCTGCGGATATCCAGATGAGCTTTCCTTTGGAATCGTCCCTGGCCCGAGGCATCGTAGGTCGCAATCGCCCGAAGATCCGCAACTACGTCAGACGCTTCCAGGCATTACCAGCCTACCAGCGCGCGCTCGAGAAAGGAGGCGAATATGCCTTTGCCAAGCCGTGA
- a CDS encoding fatty acid--CoA ligase: MADTKIIPPVSNAYTYPLLIKQLLLSGPRYAPDEKIVFGNHSEYTYRDLVERIHRLANVLTEAGVKAGDTVAVLDWDTPRYLECFFAIPMIGAILHTVNVRLSPEQIVYTMNHAEDDLVLVHDDFAPLLEKVSDDLQTVKGYIQLTENSEPVSTGLKTHGEYEALLAKAEPQFDFPDFDENSIATTFYTTGTTGNPKGVFFSHRQLVLHTMAQVGSLGFSDEMPLLRSSSVYMPVTPMFHVHAWGVPYAATMMGIKQVYPGRYEPELLVDLLKKHNVTFSHCVPTIMQMMLATESIKTADLSNWHVLIGGSALTEGLCKAGAKLGIRMYTGYGMSETCPLLCSTHLTEDDVKRPLEEQTDKRTRTGVAVPMVDLQVIDADGNPQPHDGKSKGEVVARAPWLTQGYLKEPEKGEALWEGGWLHTGDVATIDSDNTLMIRDRIKDVIKTGGEWLSSLDLENLISQHPAVAATAVVGVPDEKWGERPHALVMLAPGEEATIEDLQNHLQQFVDSGEINKWAIPQQIDFVDDIPKTSVGKINKKLIRDQLH; encoded by the coding sequence ATGGCAGACACAAAAATAATTCCGCCGGTTAGCAATGCCTACACCTACCCCCTGTTGATCAAACAGTTGCTGCTGTCGGGCCCGCGCTATGCGCCCGATGAAAAAATCGTCTTCGGCAATCACAGTGAGTACACGTACCGCGACCTGGTCGAGCGCATCCATCGCCTGGCGAATGTGCTGACCGAAGCGGGCGTTAAAGCGGGCGATACGGTCGCCGTGCTGGACTGGGACACACCGCGCTATCTGGAGTGTTTCTTCGCCATTCCGATGATCGGCGCCATCCTGCATACGGTCAACGTGCGCCTCTCTCCCGAGCAGATCGTCTATACCATGAACCACGCCGAGGACGACCTCGTGCTGGTCCACGACGATTTTGCGCCGTTGCTGGAGAAAGTCAGCGACGACCTGCAGACGGTCAAGGGCTACATCCAGCTCACCGAGAACAGCGAACCTGTCTCAACCGGGCTCAAGACCCACGGCGAGTACGAGGCGCTGCTGGCCAAGGCCGAGCCACAATTCGACTTTCCGGACTTCGACGAAAACAGCATCGCCACCACCTTTTACACCACCGGCACCACGGGCAATCCCAAGGGCGTCTTCTTCAGCCATCGTCAGCTGGTACTCCACACCATGGCTCAAGTGGGCAGCCTGGGCTTCAGCGACGAGATGCCCTTGCTGCGTTCTTCCAGCGTTTATATGCCGGTAACGCCGATGTTCCACGTCCATGCCTGGGGCGTGCCCTACGCCGCGACCATGATGGGCATCAAGCAGGTCTATCCCGGCCGCTACGAGCCGGAACTGCTCGTCGACCTGTTGAAGAAACACAACGTCACGTTCTCTCACTGCGTGCCGACCATCATGCAGATGATGCTGGCGACAGAATCCATCAAGACAGCGGACCTCAGCAACTGGCACGTTTTGATCGGCGGCAGCGCGTTGACCGAAGGTCTGTGCAAGGCCGGCGCCAAACTCGGCATCCGCATGTACACCGGTTATGGCATGTCGGAAACCTGTCCGCTGCTGTGCTCCACGCACCTGACCGAGGACGATGTAAAACGCCCGCTGGAAGAACAGACCGACAAACGCACCCGAACCGGCGTTGCGGTGCCCATGGTGGATCTCCAGGTCATCGATGCCGACGGCAACCCCCAGCCCCATGATGGCAAGTCCAAGGGTGAAGTGGTGGCGCGCGCGCCCTGGCTTACCCAGGGTTACCTGAAGGAACCGGAAAAGGGCGAGGCGTTGTGGGAAGGCGGCTGGCTTCATACCGGCGACGTGGCCACAATTGACTCCGACAATACGTTGATGATCCGCGACCGAATCAAGGACGTGATCAAAACCGGCGGCGAGTGGTTATCCTCGTTGGATCTGGAGAACCTGATCAGCCAGCATCCGGCCGTCGCCGCAACGGCAGTCGTTGGCGTTCCCGATGAAAAATGGGGTGAACGCCCCCACGCCCTGGTCATGCTTGCACCGGGCGAGGAAGCGACCATTGAGGATCTCCAGAACCACCTGCAACAATTTGTCGACAGTGGAGAGATCAATAAGTGGGCCATTCCGCAGCAGATCGATTTCGTTGACGACATTCCCAAGACCAGCGTGGGCAAGATCAACAAAAAATTGATCCGAGATCAGCTCCACTGA
- a CDS encoding glutathione S-transferase family protein yields MIKPVLYQFPVSQYCEKARWALDHKHLDYEPRNLLPLFHMPVIFRRTRQKKVPVLKLDGRYIAESDVIIQTLEERFPSAPALYPDGEGALEEALEWQTFADREIGPHLRRAAYFHLIDEPPVMFDILTQGQGAVGRMAFRTSQPVVIRAMKEAMGITARGYERSLERLNAALDRLDGQLANGGYLVGNRFTVADLTVASLLGPLAEPPEAPFQFPGERPRGLRDFIDAYAGRPTLDWVRDIYRKHR; encoded by the coding sequence TCAGTTCCCGGTGTCCCAATATTGCGAGAAAGCGCGATGGGCGCTCGATCATAAACACCTCGACTACGAGCCCCGTAACCTCCTGCCGCTGTTCCACATGCCGGTCATCTTCCGTCGAACGCGTCAGAAAAAGGTGCCAGTGCTAAAGCTGGATGGACGCTACATTGCCGAATCAGACGTCATTATTCAGACCCTGGAAGAGCGCTTTCCCTCGGCACCTGCCCTGTATCCGGATGGTGAGGGCGCCCTTGAAGAAGCGCTCGAGTGGCAGACCTTCGCTGACCGGGAGATTGGCCCCCATCTGCGGCGTGCCGCCTATTTTCATTTGATCGACGAACCCCCTGTGATGTTCGACATTCTGACTCAAGGCCAGGGTGCCGTAGGCCGCATGGCATTCCGTACCAGCCAGCCGGTCGTTATCCGTGCCATGAAGGAGGCCATGGGCATCACCGCGCGCGGTTACGAGCGTAGTCTCGAGCGGCTAAACGCAGCTTTGGATCGACTCGACGGTCAACTGGCGAATGGCGGTTACTTAGTGGGCAACCGGTTCACGGTAGCTGATCTGACGGTGGCCTCGCTGCTCGGCCCGTTGGCAGAGCCGCCCGAAGCGCCGTTCCAGTTTCCCGGCGAGCGGCCCCGGGGGCTTAGAGATTTCATCGACGCGTATGCCGGACGGCCAACCCTCGATTGGGTGCGCGACATTTACCGGAAGCACCGATAG
- a CDS encoding DUF4112 domain-containing protein, producing the protein MVNGKHPDPVLDPAERARLEQALARLDSSARLLDSQFRIPFTRIRFGLDPLIGLLPGIGDATGLVLSLYLMVEAARLGAGTRQVVKMAGNVLVEFVVGLVPLVGDAFDLYWKANNRNAALLRRHIEKRLEPPGRQRKPWLQYVIIGTFGALLLFFLVMLWRALFAAAGG; encoded by the coding sequence ATGGTGAATGGCAAGCACCCTGACCCGGTTCTCGACCCGGCCGAGCGAGCACGACTGGAACAGGCCCTGGCGCGGCTGGACAGCTCGGCACGGCTTCTCGATAGCCAATTTCGTATCCCGTTCACCCGTATTCGGTTCGGTCTGGATCCGCTAATCGGCCTACTGCCGGGTATTGGCGATGCAACCGGCCTGGTTCTTTCCCTCTATCTGATGGTCGAAGCCGCGCGCCTCGGCGCCGGCACCCGGCAGGTGGTGAAAATGGCCGGCAATGTGCTGGTGGAGTTCGTTGTTGGCCTGGTGCCGCTGGTGGGCGACGCCTTCGATCTCTACTGGAAGGCCAATAATCGCAACGCTGCGTTACTTCGCCGCCATATCGAAAAGCGCCTGGAGCCCCCGGGGAGACAGCGCAAGCCCTGGCTCCAGTATGTGATAATCGGTACCTTCGGCGCGCTGTTGCTGTTCTTCCTGGTCATGCTGTGGCGGGCACTGTTTGCGGCGGCCGGCGGCTGA